One stretch of Halobaculum marinum DNA includes these proteins:
- the dnaG gene encoding DNA primase DnaG yields MTDSAKYLIHARITADGVVERSDVVGAVFGQTEGLLGDELDLRDLQQSSKIGRIDVQIDSENGQSFGEITISSGLDKVETSILAASLEAITRVGPCESRVEVTDIEDMRSAQRREVVERAKELLASSFDDSVMDSTEILTEVREANRVERIDEYKGYPAGPRVHDSDAVVVVEGRADVLTLLKYGIKNGVAVEGTNVPDAVADLTRERTVTAFLDGDRGGELILKELAQVGDVDYVAFAPEGRSVEDLSRHELMAALREKVPFESVGADTPSDPVADTDDETGPRTNGDAPDGTSAVAATDGSAQPAPDPSDAATPESAESPSPTAVATTDAPATAEPTTPTVDDETPPTDPVSAVEREHDESDADTDSDDTDDTDDEPLTLHDHVAAVVAAGTNCARLLDADYEVVAEVPAADVFDAVSESDGTPVALVLDGELTQRVLDVAAQRGVDQIVAESEGEFVKRPTSVRVVTADRMLSA; encoded by the coding sequence ATGACAGATTCAGCCAAATACCTCATCCACGCCCGCATCACGGCCGACGGCGTCGTCGAGCGGAGCGACGTCGTCGGCGCGGTGTTCGGACAGACGGAGGGCCTCCTCGGCGACGAGTTGGACCTCCGCGACCTGCAACAGTCGTCGAAGATCGGTCGCATCGACGTCCAGATAGACAGCGAGAACGGCCAGAGCTTCGGCGAGATCACCATCTCCTCGGGGCTCGACAAGGTGGAGACCTCCATCCTCGCGGCCAGCCTCGAAGCGATCACTCGCGTCGGCCCCTGCGAGTCGCGCGTCGAGGTGACCGACATCGAGGACATGCGCTCGGCCCAGCGCCGCGAGGTCGTCGAGCGCGCCAAGGAACTGCTCGCCTCGTCGTTCGACGACTCGGTGATGGACTCCACGGAGATCCTCACCGAGGTCCGCGAGGCGAACCGCGTCGAGCGCATCGACGAGTACAAGGGGTACCCGGCGGGCCCACGCGTCCACGACTCCGACGCCGTCGTCGTCGTCGAGGGGCGCGCGGACGTGCTCACGCTCCTCAAGTACGGCATCAAGAACGGCGTCGCCGTCGAGGGGACGAACGTGCCGGACGCGGTCGCAGACCTCACCAGAGAGCGCACCGTGACGGCGTTCCTCGACGGCGACCGCGGCGGGGAGTTGATCCTCAAGGAGTTGGCGCAGGTGGGCGACGTCGACTACGTCGCGTTCGCCCCCGAGGGCCGCTCCGTCGAGGACCTGAGCCGTCACGAGTTGATGGCCGCGCTCCGCGAGAAGGTGCCGTTCGAGTCCGTGGGCGCCGACACCCCGTCCGACCCGGTCGCCGACACGGACGACGAGACGGGTCCTCGAACGAACGGTGACGCCCCCGACGGCACCTCGGCGGTCGCGGCGACCGACGGCAGCGCCCAACCCGCGCCGGATCCGAGTGACGCGGCCACCCCCGAGTCTGCCGAGTCGCCGTCGCCGACGGCGGTGGCGACGACCGACGCCCCCGCAACCGCAGAGCCGACCACCCCGACCGTCGACGACGAGACGCCGCCGACCGACCCCGTGAGCGCGGTCGAGCGCGAGCACGACGAATCCGACGCCGACACCGATAGCGACGACACCGACGACACCGACGACGAGCCACTGACCCTCCACGACCACGTGGCCGCGGTCGTCGCGGCGGGCACGAACTGCGCGCGACTCCTCGACGCCGACTACGAGGTCGTCGCCGAAGTTCCCGCGGCGGACGTGTTCGACGCGGTGTCGGAGAGCGACGGCACGCCGGTGGCGCTGGTGCTCGACGGCGAACTGACACAGCGCGTCCTCGACGTGGCCGCCCAGCGCGGCGTCGACCAGATCGTCGCCGAGTCGGAGGGCGAGTTCGTGAAACGACCCACGAGCGTCCGCGTCGTCACCGCCGACCGGATGCTGTCGGCGTAA
- the gpmI gene encoding 2,3-bisphosphoglycerate-independent phosphoglycerate mutase, whose amino-acid sequence MNAALVILDGWGLGDHDRRDAVKAADTPNFDRLRDAGAFGTLTAWGRDVGLPDDQMGNSEVGHMNIGAGRTVYQEYTRINDAIEAGEFVEGTAIERAFDHAEANDSRVHFLGLVSDGGVHSDQEHLHALIEAAAERGVEAVTHAFTDGRDTAPKSGSGFLASLEAHAADHGTGDAATVSGRYYAMDRDQNWERTKRAFDAVVNREADHTASSAVDAVEASYERGDTDEFVEPTVVDGEPGIEDGDGVVFFNFRSDRARQLTRMLADIESAAWEAEGIETSPPDVELVTMTEYDEEFDLPVAFPPTQPEDTLGEVLSEAGLTQLRMAESEKYAHVTYFLNGGREVEFPGEMRRIIESPDVPTYDETPAMSAAELTDTAIDLIGAEDPNVLVLNYANPDMVGHTGDFDAAVAAVEAVDEQLGRLAAAVREAGGHLLVTADHGNADDMGTPEDPHTAHTFAPVPFVSVTAAGDDGGMRVRDGGSLTDIAPTLLSLVGVEQPEAMTGESLVVEK is encoded by the coding sequence ATGAACGCGGCGCTCGTCATCCTCGACGGCTGGGGCCTCGGCGACCACGACCGACGCGACGCGGTGAAGGCCGCCGACACCCCGAACTTCGACCGCCTCCGCGACGCCGGGGCGTTCGGCACGCTCACCGCGTGGGGTCGCGACGTCGGCCTCCCGGACGACCAGATGGGCAACTCCGAGGTGGGCCACATGAACATCGGCGCCGGCCGCACGGTCTACCAGGAGTACACCCGGATCAACGACGCCATCGAGGCCGGCGAGTTCGTCGAGGGCACCGCCATCGAGCGGGCGTTCGACCACGCCGAGGCGAACGACAGTCGCGTCCACTTCCTCGGCCTCGTCAGCGACGGCGGCGTCCACAGCGACCAGGAACACCTCCACGCGCTCATCGAGGCCGCCGCCGAGCGCGGCGTCGAGGCGGTCACCCACGCGTTCACCGACGGTCGCGACACCGCCCCGAAGTCCGGGAGCGGGTTCCTCGCGTCGCTGGAGGCGCACGCCGCCGACCACGGCACCGGCGACGCCGCCACCGTCAGCGGGCGCTACTACGCGATGGACCGCGACCAGAACTGGGAGCGGACGAAGCGCGCCTTCGACGCCGTCGTGAACCGCGAGGCCGACCACACGGCTTCCAGCGCGGTCGACGCCGTCGAAGCCAGCTACGAGCGCGGCGACACCGACGAGTTCGTCGAGCCGACCGTGGTCGACGGCGAGCCGGGGATCGAAGACGGCGACGGCGTCGTGTTCTTCAACTTCCGCTCGGACCGCGCGCGCCAACTCACCCGGATGCTCGCGGACATCGAGTCGGCGGCGTGGGAGGCGGAGGGCATCGAGACGAGTCCACCCGACGTGGAACTCGTGACGATGACGGAGTACGACGAGGAGTTCGACCTCCCCGTCGCCTTCCCGCCGACCCAACCCGAGGACACGCTCGGTGAGGTGCTGTCGGAGGCAGGGCTCACGCAACTCCGGATGGCCGAGTCCGAGAAGTACGCCCACGTCACCTACTTCCTCAACGGCGGGCGCGAGGTGGAGTTCCCGGGCGAGATGCGGCGGATCATCGAGAGCCCGGACGTGCCCACCTACGACGAGACGCCCGCGATGAGCGCCGCCGAGTTGACCGACACCGCCATCGACCTGATCGGTGCCGAGGACCCCAACGTGCTCGTGCTCAACTACGCGAACCCCGACATGGTCGGCCACACCGGCGACTTCGACGCCGCCGTCGCCGCCGTGGAGGCGGTGGACGAACAACTCGGTCGACTGGCCGCCGCCGTCCGAGAGGCGGGTGGACACCTGCTCGTCACCGCCGACCACGGCAACGCCGACGACATGGGCACGCCCGAGGACCCGCACACGGCCCACACGTTCGCCCCGGTGCCGTTCGTCTCCGTCACCGCTGCGGGCGACGACGGCGGGATGCGCGTTCGCGATGGCGGGTCGTTGACCGACATCGCGCCGACGCTCCTGTCGCTGGTCGGTGTGGAGCAACCCGAGGCGATGACCGGCGAGTCGCTGGTCGTCGAGAAGTAG
- the mutS gene encoding DNA mismatch repair protein MutS, translated as MTTDAGGIVGEFLSLKESTDADVLAMQCGDFYEFFGDDAELVADELDLKVSQKSSHGSSYPMAGVPLTELTPYLKALVERGYRVAVADQYETSDGHARDIERVVSPGTVVDPDGAAARWLAAIAYDAASDDPWGVAFAEVTTGRFHAAALADLDDVRAELHRFAPVELLPGPNVRDDDARLADVRDATDARLTLHEAEAFAPGRARHRLGDHFGTQTLEAVGLDDDPAVAAAGAVLHYVDVTGAGVLASMTRLGGLDPGGRVALDATTQRNLELVETMQGEHTGTVLDTLDHTETAAGTRLLREWLTRPQRDRAELERRGAAVEAFASAALARDRLLDTLDGTADLERLAARATNGSAGPRDLAAVRSALARLPELAAAIDGTELADSPVPDVLARPDQGAARALHDELADAIADEPPGSIGGDGGVIARGYDDELDALVEEYEEAVEWLDTLAEREKRRHGLNHVSVDRNKTDGYYIQVGKSVAGEVPEHYREVKTLKNSKRFVTEELEERERTVLRMEERREELERRIFEEVRERVADEAALLQDVGRALAELDVLAALGHHAATNDWVRPEFTDGDDLVIEGGRHPVVEQTTDFVPNDLRMDRERGFLIVTGPNMSGKSTYMRQCALISLLAQTGSFVPADDATLPLVDGVYTRVGALDELAQGRSTFMVEMQELSNILHSATEDSLVILDEVGRGTATYDGISIAWAATEYLHNEVRAKTLFATHYHELTALAEHLPRVANVHVAAEERDGDVTFLRRVREGPTDRSYGVHVADLAGVPGPVVARADGVLDRLREEKAIEARGADTDGGETKQAVFDLTAGEFVADADAAVADGNGAASAPPEEPTSSTPAPDPETAAVLDALRETDVNETPPVELMAKVQEWQARLQNEE; from the coding sequence ATGACGACCGACGCCGGCGGCATCGTGGGCGAGTTTCTCTCCCTGAAGGAGTCCACGGACGCGGACGTGCTCGCGATGCAGTGCGGCGACTTCTACGAGTTCTTCGGCGACGACGCCGAGTTGGTCGCCGACGAGTTGGACCTGAAGGTGTCACAGAAGTCCAGTCACGGCTCCTCGTACCCGATGGCTGGCGTGCCGCTCACGGAGTTGACGCCGTACCTCAAGGCGCTCGTCGAGCGCGGCTACCGCGTCGCCGTCGCCGACCAGTACGAGACGAGCGACGGCCACGCCCGCGACATCGAGCGCGTCGTCTCCCCGGGCACCGTCGTCGACCCCGACGGGGCCGCCGCGCGGTGGCTCGCCGCCATCGCGTACGACGCCGCGAGTGACGACCCGTGGGGCGTCGCGTTCGCGGAGGTGACGACCGGGCGGTTCCACGCCGCCGCGCTCGCGGACCTGGACGACGTGCGTGCGGAACTCCACCGGTTCGCCCCCGTCGAGTTGCTGCCGGGACCGAACGTACGCGACGACGACGCCCGCCTCGCCGACGTCCGGGACGCCACCGACGCACGGCTCACCCTCCACGAAGCGGAGGCGTTCGCACCCGGTCGCGCCCGCCACCGCCTCGGCGACCACTTCGGGACACAGACCCTGGAGGCCGTCGGCCTCGACGACGACCCCGCAGTCGCCGCGGCGGGCGCGGTGCTCCACTACGTCGACGTGACCGGCGCGGGCGTGCTCGCGTCGATGACGCGCCTCGGGGGGCTCGACCCCGGCGGCCGCGTCGCGCTCGACGCGACGACCCAGCGCAACCTCGAACTCGTCGAGACGATGCAAGGCGAGCACACCGGCACCGTGCTGGACACGCTGGACCACACGGAGACCGCCGCCGGGACTCGGCTGTTGCGCGAGTGGCTCACGCGCCCTCAGCGTGACCGCGCGGAACTCGAACGCCGCGGGGCAGCGGTCGAGGCGTTCGCGAGCGCCGCCCTCGCGCGGGACCGGCTGCTCGACACGCTCGACGGCACCGCCGACCTCGAACGCCTCGCGGCCCGCGCGACGAACGGGTCGGCAGGGCCGCGCGACCTCGCGGCGGTCAGATCCGCGCTCGCCAGACTGCCCGAACTCGCCGCCGCCATCGACGGCACAGAACTGGCCGACTCACCCGTCCCGGACGTGCTGGCGCGCCCCGACCAAGGCGCCGCGCGAGCACTCCACGACGAACTCGCAGACGCCATCGCCGACGAGCCACCGGGGAGCATCGGCGGCGACGGCGGTGTGATCGCCCGCGGCTACGACGATGAGTTGGACGCGCTCGTCGAGGAGTACGAGGAGGCCGTCGAGTGGCTCGACACGCTCGCCGAGCGCGAGAAGCGTCGCCACGGGCTGAACCACGTCTCCGTCGACCGCAACAAGACCGACGGCTACTACATCCAGGTCGGCAAGTCCGTCGCCGGCGAGGTGCCCGAACACTACCGCGAGGTCAAGACGCTGAAGAACTCCAAGCGGTTCGTCACCGAGGAGTTAGAGGAGCGCGAGCGGACGGTGCTCCGGATGGAGGAGCGCCGCGAGGAGTTGGAGCGGCGCATCTTCGAGGAGGTGCGCGAGCGCGTCGCCGACGAGGCGGCGCTCCTGCAGGACGTGGGGCGCGCGCTCGCCGAACTCGACGTGCTCGCGGCGCTGGGCCACCACGCGGCGACCAACGACTGGGTCCGTCCCGAGTTCACCGACGGCGACGACCTCGTCATCGAGGGCGGGCGCCACCCCGTCGTCGAGCAGACGACCGACTTCGTCCCGAACGACCTGCGGATGGACCGCGAGCGCGGCTTCCTCATCGTCACCGGGCCGAACATGAGCGGGAAGTCGACGTACATGCGCCAGTGTGCGCTCATCTCGCTACTCGCACAGACCGGGAGCTTCGTCCCCGCCGACGACGCGACCTTGCCGCTGGTCGACGGCGTGTACACGCGCGTCGGCGCGCTCGACGAACTCGCCCAGGGGCGCTCGACGTTCATGGTCGAGATGCAGGAGCTGTCGAACATCCTCCACTCCGCGACCGAGGACTCGCTGGTCATCCTCGACGAGGTGGGGCGCGGGACGGCGACGTACGACGGCATCTCAATCGCGTGGGCCGCGACGGAGTACCTCCACAACGAGGTGCGCGCGAAGACGCTGTTCGCGACTCACTACCATGAGTTGACCGCGCTCGCCGAGCACCTCCCGCGCGTGGCCAACGTCCACGTCGCCGCCGAGGAGCGCGACGGCGACGTGACGTTCCTCCGGCGCGTCCGGGAGGGGCCGACCGACCGCAGCTACGGGGTCCACGTCGCCGACCTCGCGGGCGTCCCCGGGCCGGTCGTCGCCCGCGCGGACGGCGTGCTCGACCGCCTCCGCGAGGAGAAGGCCATCGAGGCGAGAGGCGCCGACACCGACGGCGGGGAGACGAAACAGGCCGTCTTCGACCTCACGGCGGGGGAGTTCGTCGCCGACGCGGACGCGGCAGTCGCCGACGGGAACGGCGCCGCGTCGGCACCCCCCGAGGAGCCCACGTCGTCGACGCCGGCACCCGACCCCGAGACGGCGGCGGTGCTCGACGCGCTCCGCGAGACGGACGTGAACGAGACGCCGCCGGTGGAACTGATGGCGAAGGTGCAAGAGTGGCAGGCGCGCCTCCAGAACGAAGAGTGA
- a CDS encoding LiaF transmembrane domain-containing protein, whose protein sequence is MADTHVDTGTDARTPRTRLLLGGLIVVLGLILLADTTGLVAVDGFAVFLAGALAVYGGYRLVSERARHLFWPGTFLLVGTGWLLVEFGLLTGAQARGLWPVLVVLFGASLLRERRTGGLFGAPAVVVATGSGDGATRATAIFEDARLDLRGVDVPSPAMVEATAVFDDVEVVVPEGRVVVVDATSVFGNIHDMRRTRPTGEPDLLIDATAVFGDVKLVD, encoded by the coding sequence ATGGCCGATACACACGTCGACACCGGTACTGACGCCCGCACGCCACGAACGCGACTGCTCCTCGGCGGACTGATCGTCGTGCTCGGGCTGATCCTGCTCGCGGACACGACTGGCCTCGTGGCCGTCGACGGCTTCGCCGTGTTCCTCGCCGGCGCCCTCGCCGTCTACGGGGGCTACCGGCTGGTCAGCGAGCGCGCCCGGCACCTGTTCTGGCCGGGGACGTTCCTCCTCGTCGGCACGGGCTGGCTCCTCGTCGAGTTCGGCCTCCTGACCGGCGCGCAGGCCCGCGGCCTCTGGCCGGTGCTCGTGGTGCTGTTCGGCGCGTCGCTGCTGCGCGAGCGCCGCACCGGTGGCTTGTTCGGCGCCCCCGCGGTCGTCGTCGCGACCGGGAGCGGCGACGGTGCGACCCGCGCGACCGCCATCTTCGAGGACGCTCGCCTCGACCTCCGCGGCGTCGACGTCCCCTCGCCGGCGATGGTGGAGGCGACCGCCGTGTTCGACGACGTCGAAGTCGTCGTCCCAGAGGGCCGCGTCGTCGTCGTCGACGCTACCAGCGTGTTCGGGAACATCCACGACATGCGCCGCACGCGACCGACCGGCGAACCCGACCTGCTGATCGACGCGACGGCGGTGTTCGGCGACGTCAAACTCGTCGACTGA
- a CDS encoding DsbA family protein, which yields MDFTRRAALATVGAVGLGTVAGCLGGATGSDGGGDTGDTTPIGDHPAAGGLDAQPALGAADAGATVVAFEDPSCPTCRNFERGTGARLKDGPVADGDLRFVSRVYPIIYPWGKPAVQALEAVYARDEDAYWTLFDHYFAEQDSFDEDNVLDLTGSFLREATGLDAAAVVGDAAAEEYDDAVQADLDAGRASGANRTPTLFLFRDGDYVTRATGNVSYETIASALQL from the coding sequence ATGGACTTCACTCGCCGCGCGGCCCTCGCCACCGTCGGTGCCGTCGGCCTCGGCACCGTCGCGGGCTGTCTCGGCGGCGCGACCGGATCCGACGGCGGCGGGGACACCGGCGACACCACGCCCATCGGCGACCACCCCGCGGCGGGCGGCTTGGACGCCCAACCCGCACTCGGCGCCGCCGACGCCGGGGCGACCGTCGTCGCCTTTGAGGACCCCTCCTGTCCGACCTGCCGGAACTTCGAGCGGGGCACGGGCGCCCGCCTGAAGGACGGCCCGGTCGCCGACGGCGACCTCCGGTTCGTCTCGCGGGTGTACCCTATCATCTACCCGTGGGGGAAGCCGGCGGTGCAGGCGCTGGAAGCCGTCTACGCGCGCGACGAGGACGCCTACTGGACACTCTTCGACCACTACTTCGCCGAGCAGGACAGTTTCGACGAGGACAACGTGCTCGACTTGACGGGGTCGTTTCTCCGAGAGGCCACCGGCCTCGACGCCGCGGCCGTAGTGGGCGACGCCGCCGCCGAGGAGTACGACGACGCGGTCCAGGCCGACCTCGACGCCGGGCGCGCGTCGGGGGCAAACCGCACGCCGACGCTGTTCCTCTTTCGCGACGGCGACTACGTCACCCGCGCCACGGGCAACGTGAGCTACGAGACCATCGCCTCGGCGCTCCAGCTATGA
- a CDS encoding Single-stranded DNA binding protein has translation MDIDAHAEELASALGEDKEEVKRDLENLLEYSVPIDEAKQSVRRKYGGGGGGGSGPTSVDIGDIGPDSGNVTVTARVLTVGRRSIRYQGDDTVIREGELADETGVVSYTAWQDFGFEPGDSVTIGNAGVREWEGEPELNIGESSSVAMESEPVAVPEGVSVGGERDLVDLRAGDRGRTVEVEVLEVEQRTIDGRDGETTIHSGVIGDETGRLPFTDWQAREAVVEGAQLRMEDVYVREFRGVPSVNLTEFTETAPASVEVSDEAPRVTIGEAVGSGGMYDVEVLGNVLEVRDGSGLIERCPDCGRLVQNGQCRSHGQVDPEDDLRIKAILDDGTATVTAILDRDLTEEIYGGTLEEALEAARDAMSREVVADDIAEKLVGREYRVRGHLSVDEYGANLDASEFEPSDDDPAARASALLTEVGA, from the coding sequence ATGGACATCGACGCACACGCCGAGGAGCTCGCCTCCGCTCTCGGCGAAGACAAAGAGGAGGTCAAGCGTGACTTGGAGAACCTGCTGGAGTACAGCGTCCCAATCGACGAGGCGAAGCAGTCCGTGCGCCGGAAGTACGGCGGCGGCGGGGGCGGCGGCAGCGGCCCCACCTCGGTCGACATCGGCGATATCGGCCCCGACTCGGGCAACGTCACCGTGACGGCGCGCGTGCTGACGGTCGGGCGACGCTCGATCCGCTACCAGGGCGACGACACCGTCATCCGCGAGGGAGAACTCGCCGACGAGACCGGCGTCGTCTCCTACACGGCGTGGCAGGACTTCGGCTTCGAACCCGGCGACAGCGTGACGATCGGCAACGCCGGCGTCCGCGAGTGGGAGGGCGAACCCGAGTTGAACATCGGTGAGTCCTCGTCGGTCGCGATGGAGAGCGAGCCGGTCGCGGTGCCCGAGGGCGTGTCGGTCGGCGGCGAGCGCGACCTCGTCGACCTGCGCGCGGGCGACCGCGGGCGGACGGTCGAGGTGGAGGTGCTGGAGGTCGAACAGCGCACCATCGACGGGCGCGACGGCGAGACGACCATCCACTCGGGCGTCATCGGCGACGAGACGGGCCGGCTCCCATTCACCGACTGGCAGGCGCGCGAGGCGGTCGTCGAGGGCGCACAACTCCGCATGGAGGACGTGTACGTCCGGGAGTTCCGCGGCGTCCCATCCGTGAACCTCACCGAGTTCACCGAGACCGCGCCCGCGAGTGTCGAGGTGAGCGACGAGGCACCGCGCGTGACCATCGGCGAGGCGGTCGGTTCCGGCGGGATGTACGACGTCGAGGTGCTCGGCAACGTGCTGGAGGTCCGTGACGGCTCCGGCCTCATCGAGCGGTGTCCCGACTGCGGACGACTCGTCCAGAACGGCCAGTGCCGCAGCCACGGGCAGGTCGACCCCGAAGACGACCTCCGGATCAAAGCGATCCTCGACGACGGCACCGCGACCGTCACGGCGATCCTCGACCGCGACCTGACCGAGGAGATCTACGGCGGCACCCTCGAGGAGGCGCTGGAGGCGGCCCGCGACGCGATGAGTCGCGAGGTCGTCGCCGACGACATCGCCGAGAAACTGGTCGGGCGCGAGTACCGCGTGCGCGGCCACCTCTCGGTCGACGAGTACGGCGCCAACCTCGACGCCAGCGAGTTCGAACCGAGCGACGACGACCCCGCCGCGCGTGCATCGGCGCTGTTGACGGAGGTGGGCGCGTGA
- a CDS encoding RPA family protein, protein MSSNDSGGGDSGPGTREVAHRIFAAEFDDADFDYSESDEERAPNYVVTPTGLRVNRLFTVGVLTEVESVNEQTLRGRVVDPSGAFVTYAGQYQPDEMAFLDRTTPPAFVALTGKARTFQPEDSDLVYTSVRPESFATVDAATRDRWVVSAAEATLQRIAVFEAALATEDRGDRLRARLEAAGVPTALAAGIPLAIDHYDTGTRYLEAVRTLAVDALEVVADEREEVRDLTADPGERGGAELGPLPDVPYDVAGAVVPDDVAGAEVDADVEVDAEATEETAAGATEAEAADSDATAVAAGTDASGSTASTVDDTATDEADTAAEPAEAADAEPDSVDTAEVGTAESDTADAADTDTTEADADDDLAEVDEPEASTASADTEAAVSTDPTTDFDDDTTDTADTVDDDTASEPAEATGAEPDSADVAEADPGAGAEPEPVESADATADDGLGDFDDDLGEFDAGEEPVVDLDADPEDLDDALTEEERREVEEEHGVEFSTGSEVPEPGESGIETPEPTTAPDEDDDGDAESAAATAETDPASDADGDADPAAESDTAAAAADEESAAEADADDDDDGAAEAPDDLEAAVVDLMSELDDGDGADKEAVVAAAVDRYGVDAADAEDAIDDALMSGQCFEPTDGTLKAI, encoded by the coding sequence GTGAGTTCGAACGACAGCGGGGGCGGCGACTCCGGGCCGGGCACCCGCGAGGTGGCCCACCGGATCTTCGCCGCCGAGTTCGACGACGCCGACTTCGACTACTCTGAGAGCGACGAGGAGCGCGCTCCCAACTACGTCGTCACGCCCACGGGACTGCGCGTGAACCGCCTATTCACCGTCGGCGTGCTGACGGAGGTCGAGTCGGTGAACGAGCAGACGCTCCGCGGGCGCGTCGTCGACCCGTCGGGCGCGTTCGTCACCTACGCCGGGCAGTACCAGCCCGACGAGATGGCGTTCCTCGACCGGACGACGCCGCCGGCGTTCGTCGCACTCACCGGGAAGGCGCGCACGTTCCAGCCCGAGGACTCCGACCTCGTGTACACCTCCGTGCGCCCGGAGAGCTTCGCGACCGTCGACGCCGCGACGCGCGACCGGTGGGTCGTCTCCGCCGCGGAGGCGACCCTCCAGCGGATCGCAGTGTTCGAGGCGGCGCTCGCGACTGAGGACCGGGGCGACCGCCTGCGCGCCCGACTGGAGGCCGCGGGCGTCCCGACGGCGCTGGCGGCGGGCATCCCGCTCGCCATCGACCACTACGACACCGGCACGCGCTACCTCGAAGCCGTGCGCACGCTCGCGGTCGACGCCCTCGAAGTCGTCGCCGACGAGCGCGAGGAAGTGCGCGACCTGACCGCCGACCCCGGCGAGCGCGGGGGTGCAGAGCTGGGTCCGCTCCCGGACGTGCCGTACGACGTCGCCGGCGCCGTGGTCCCCGACGACGTCGCGGGCGCGGAGGTGGACGCCGACGTGGAGGTGGACGCCGAGGCGACCGAGGAGACGGCGGCGGGCGCGACGGAAGCGGAGGCGGCGGACTCGGACGCGACCGCCGTCGCCGCCGGCACCGACGCCAGCGGGTCGACGGCCTCGACGGTCGACGACACCGCCACCGACGAGGCGGACACCGCCGCGGAGCCGGCCGAGGCGGCGGACGCCGAGCCCGATTCGGTCGACACCGCCGAGGTCGGCACCGCCGAGAGCGACACGGCGGACGCGGCCGACACCGACACGACCGAGGCCGACGCGGACGACGACCTCGCCGAGGTCGACGAACCCGAGGCGTCCACCGCGAGCGCAGACACCGAGGCCGCGGTGTCGACCGACCCGACGACCGACTTCGACGACGACACTACGGACACCGCGGACACCGTCGACGACGACACCGCGTCCGAGCCGGCCGAGGCGACGGGTGCCGAGCCGGATTCCGCCGACGTGGCTGAGGCGGATCCGGGCGCGGGCGCCGAGCCAGAGCCCGTCGAGTCCGCCGACGCGACCGCCGACGACGGCCTCGGCGACTTCGACGACGACTTGGGCGAGTTCGACGCCGGCGAGGAGCCTGTCGTCGACCTCGACGCCGACCCCGAGGACCTCGACGACGCGCTCACCGAGGAGGAGCGCCGCGAGGTCGAAGAGGAGCACGGCGTCGAGTTCTCGACCGGCAGCGAGGTGCCCGAGCCAGGCGAGTCCGGCATCGAGACGCCGGAGCCGACGACGGCGCCCGACGAGGACGACGACGGCGACGCCGAGTCCGCGGCGGCGACCGCGGAGACGGACCCCGCGAGCGACGCCGACGGCGACGCCGACCCCGCCGCCGAGAGCGACACGGCCGCAGCGGCGGCCGACGAGGAGTCGGCTGCCGAAGCCGACGCTGACGACGACGACGACGGGGCCGCGGAGGCGCCCGACGACCTCGAGGCCGCCGTCGTCGACCTGATGTCCGAACTGGACGACGGCGACGGCGCCGACAAGGAGGCGGTCGTCGCCGCGGCGGTCGACCGCTACGGCGTCGACGCCGCAGACGCGGAGGACGCCATCGACGATGCGCTGATGAGCGGGCAGTGCTTCGAGCCGACCGACGGCACGCTCAAGGCGATCTGA